In the genome of Sebastes umbrosus isolate fSebUmb1 chromosome 14, fSebUmb1.pri, whole genome shotgun sequence, one region contains:
- the ifnphi3 gene encoding interferon phi 3 translates to MTPSSVFLVLLHICSLHLIAVAMPTCQLEGNMVQSAHHLLRDLGGPFPARCLPYNANISFPGSAFPAAKANSLQCPRVLWVVDESLEEAGIMFEERELPVAWDNQKVNKFKHLQQRLEEAGSCLPSVDDSGVLSSYFSNVTAVLDQQDSAGCGWMALKRDLVRILEAALHKHRACFSWRPIQHQNHTH, encoded by the exons ATGACACCGTCTTCAgtcttcctcgtcctcctgcACATCTGCAGCCTCCATCTGATAGCGGTCGCCATGCCGACCTGTCAGCTAGAGGGAAACATGGTCCAGTCGGCTCATCACCTGCTCAGAGATCTG GGGGGGCCGTTTCCTGCCCGCTGCCTGCCGTACAACGCCAACATCTCCTTCCCAGGCTCCGCCTTCCCTGCTGCCAAAGCCAA TTCCCTGCAGTGCCCCCGAGTATTATGGGTAGTGGATGAGTCACTGGAGGAGGCGGGGATAATGTTTGAGGAGCGTGAGCTTCCTGTTGCCTGGGACAACCAGAAGGTCAACAAGTTCAAACACCTGCAgcaacgtctggaggaggcagGAAGCTGT ttgcCCAGTGTTGATGATTcaggtgttttatcttcttaCTTCAGTAATGTGACAGCAGTTCTGGACCAgcag GACAGCGCAGGCTGTGGTTGGATGGCTCTGAAGAGAGATCTGGTCCGGATCCTCGAGGCAGCCCTGCACAAGCACCGTGCCTGCTTCAGCTGGAGACCAATACAGCACCAAAACCACACCCACTGA